The following proteins come from a genomic window of Halorussus halophilus:
- a CDS encoding GNAT family N-acetyltransferase → MATRNFEFETDVQSRIYRYVERRGAASPEDVRDAVRIEEAAGSKPARSGTEPTVRLPVGEFNEEVSALTEAGYLDQREGQLEVSPDAEPETHETDDFSYTVRPARESDREAVADRIREVAAEGAIVVDEQVADAIEREDALVRRNDQESRMFFVATSESEEGEEEVLGWVHLQSSELPARRHTAELTVGVAPDYREQGIGGNLLERGMAWADEQGYRKVYQSLPATNDDALDLLADHDWEMEATRADHYRVDGEFVDEVQLAKWL, encoded by the coding sequence ATGGCAACCCGCAACTTCGAGTTCGAGACCGACGTACAGAGTCGCATCTATCGGTACGTCGAACGACGCGGTGCCGCCTCGCCGGAAGACGTACGAGACGCGGTACGAATCGAGGAGGCCGCTGGCTCGAAGCCCGCTCGGTCGGGGACCGAACCGACGGTCAGACTCCCCGTCGGCGAGTTCAACGAGGAAGTGTCGGCACTGACCGAGGCAGGCTACCTCGACCAGCGCGAAGGGCAGTTGGAGGTCTCACCCGATGCAGAACCGGAGACCCACGAAACCGATGACTTTTCCTACACCGTTCGGCCTGCGCGAGAGAGCGACCGCGAAGCGGTCGCCGACCGCATCCGGGAGGTAGCGGCGGAAGGCGCAATCGTGGTAGACGAGCAGGTAGCGGATGCAATCGAGCGCGAAGACGCGCTCGTTCGGCGGAACGACCAAGAGTCACGGATGTTCTTCGTGGCGACGAGTGAATCTGAGGAGGGCGAAGAGGAAGTATTAGGCTGGGTCCACCTCCAGAGTTCCGAACTCCCGGCACGGAGACACACCGCCGAGTTGACCGTCGGCGTCGCACCCGACTACCGCGAGCAGGGCATCGGCGGCAACCTGCTCGAACGCGGGATGGCGTGGGCCGACGAACAGGGTTACCGGAAGGTCTACCAGAGCCTCCCCGCGACCAACGACGACGCGCTCGACTTGCTCGCGGACCACGACTGGGAGATGGAGGCGACCCGCGCCGACCACTACCGGGTGGACGGCGAGTTCGTAGACGAAGTGCAGTTGGCGAAGTGGCTGTAG
- a CDS encoding DUF7504 family protein, with protein MQKIRVEDTLSRSSGDVPPDDAIQEFLDLLNELKATGCNLLVVGDEPRCTFTRASKRLFGDAEAMRYRLLAVTDATPQSVADRLPDAESTPRPVEETTHVLTHAQTPRCVTTSEISDSQRELASVRETRIADPELCGLQSALVEGIETFADATPRLRPGDLRVGIDSLGSLLDEYDQAVVRRCLDTVGRHVCKYDGMAHYVLPEAYDSDRVQSLLGAFDAVIEVRRVSDEYEHDAEERWHVPDEGLTIGWTPL; from the coding sequence ATGCAGAAAATACGAGTGGAAGACACACTCTCCCGTAGTTCGGGAGACGTCCCACCAGACGACGCGATACAGGAGTTTCTCGACTTGCTGAACGAGTTGAAGGCGACTGGCTGTAACCTCCTAGTCGTCGGGGACGAACCGCGCTGTACGTTCACGCGAGCGAGCAAACGACTGTTCGGCGACGCCGAGGCGATGCGGTACCGACTGCTCGCGGTCACCGACGCGACGCCGCAGTCGGTCGCCGACAGACTGCCAGACGCCGAATCGACGCCGCGACCGGTCGAGGAGACTACGCACGTCCTCACGCACGCTCAGACCCCACGGTGCGTGACTACGTCCGAAATTTCGGACTCCCAGCGCGAACTCGCGAGTGTCAGGGAGACCCGTATCGCCGACCCCGAACTCTGTGGACTCCAATCGGCGCTCGTGGAGGGCATCGAAACGTTCGCCGACGCCACGCCCCGACTGAGACCCGGAGACCTGCGCGTCGGTATCGACTCGCTGGGTTCGCTACTCGACGAGTACGACCAAGCGGTCGTTCGACGGTGTCTCGACACGGTCGGTCGGCACGTCTGCAAGTACGACGGGATGGCCCACTACGTCCTCCCAGAAGCCTACGACAGCGACCGAGTGCAGTCCCTCCTCGGCGCGTTCGACGCCGTCATCGAGGTCCGGCGAGTCTCCGACGAGTACGAACACGACGCCGAAGAACGCTGGCACGTGCCCGACGAGGGGTTGACTATCGGTTGGACGCCACTGTAG
- a CDS encoding ubiquitin-like small modifier protein 1: protein MDLELRFFANFREAVGQKVLERAYPDDATVGDVLTDLVSEYDLDLFEDGDIRPMVSVMKNGDDVHHLEGMDTDLEDGDKLSVFPPVAGG, encoded by the coding sequence ATGGACCTCGAACTGCGGTTCTTCGCTAACTTTCGCGAGGCGGTCGGACAGAAAGTCCTCGAACGGGCGTATCCCGACGACGCCACGGTCGGTGACGTGCTAACCGACCTCGTCTCCGAGTACGACTTGGACCTCTTCGAAGACGGTGACATCCGGCCGATGGTCTCCGTGATGAAGAACGGCGACGACGTACACCACTTAGAGGGAATGGACACCGACCTCGAAGACGGCGACAAACTCAGCGTCTTCCCGCCGGTCGCAGGTGGATAG
- a CDS encoding outer membrane protein assembly factor BamB family protein codes for MRNVNRRMFLGASASALALGTAGLTTGTPSDSTADALAQFQFGARNTGHLDASPPEKYLAHDWDTGTYWGVFGTPAVVDGTIYVAMTEGNYGPGSGYAQALDAETGESQWTTDLAGKSETAPAVGDGTVYFGDKTAVHALATADGSVEWTFEKGATASPALVDGTLYVSAYDGVYALDAADGSVEWKQTDGYEGPTVDYGKSVASAPAVADGLVYVCNRDGTVLALDAASGDVQWRDSVEGMSAPTVADGTVYVGSGTVKALDAETGTVRWQRGYQDPEAGDAQSPNQSVAVHDGVVYSSANQVDAGSTRVLFAFDAETGEKRWKSVAPLGTFSGTPVVSGGHVYVWAETLVVLDTEDGSLVGQFASTRTSNGTGVVPTDDALYFGLSAYDVEGVGGGVHRLVADESAWNAPPKVELEASSTSVETGDSVTLSATGYLNQDEERYHDHDQEGVEYTWLDWNFEGDWEYVERDRTEEDGLPGITGEVELRNGDAGTYEMSVTIEDRSGWTASDSVTVEVGGGNDENGDNDGDENDDC; via the coding sequence ATGCGAAACGTAAATCGACGGATGTTTTTGGGAGCGAGCGCGTCGGCGCTCGCGCTCGGCACTGCGGGTCTCACTACCGGAACGCCCTCCGATTCGACTGCGGACGCACTGGCACAGTTCCAGTTCGGCGCACGGAACACGGGCCACCTCGATGCTTCGCCGCCGGAGAAGTATCTAGCTCACGATTGGGACACCGGCACCTACTGGGGCGTCTTTGGTACTCCAGCGGTCGTCGATGGGACGATTTACGTGGCGATGACCGAGGGCAATTATGGTCCCGGTTCCGGGTACGCGCAAGCACTCGACGCCGAAACGGGAGAGTCACAGTGGACGACGGACCTCGCCGGAAAGTCCGAAACCGCGCCCGCGGTCGGCGACGGGACGGTCTACTTCGGCGACAAGACGGCAGTTCACGCGCTCGCCACCGCAGACGGGAGCGTCGAGTGGACCTTCGAAAAGGGGGCGACCGCTTCACCCGCACTCGTAGATGGGACGCTCTACGTCAGCGCCTACGACGGCGTCTACGCGCTCGACGCCGCCGACGGGAGCGTCGAGTGGAAGCAGACGGACGGCTACGAGGGACCGACTGTGGACTACGGAAAGAGCGTCGCTTCTGCACCGGCAGTCGCCGACGGACTGGTCTACGTCTGTAACCGAGACGGGACGGTCCTCGCACTGGACGCCGCGAGCGGCGACGTACAGTGGCGAGACAGCGTCGAAGGCATGTCGGCACCGACCGTCGCCGACGGCACCGTCTACGTCGGGTCCGGGACGGTCAAAGCACTAGACGCCGAGACGGGAACGGTTCGCTGGCAGCGCGGCTACCAAGACCCCGAGGCAGGCGACGCCCAATCGCCGAACCAGTCCGTCGCGGTCCACGACGGGGTCGTCTACAGTTCCGCTAACCAAGTCGATGCCGGGAGTACCCGCGTGCTGTTCGCGTTCGACGCGGAGACGGGCGAGAAACGTTGGAAATCCGTGGCACCGCTGGGAACGTTCAGCGGGACACCGGTCGTCTCCGGCGGTCACGTCTACGTCTGGGCGGAGACGCTGGTCGTCCTCGATACCGAAGACGGGTCGCTTGTCGGGCAGTTCGCCAGCACGCGAACGAGCAACGGTACCGGGGTGGTTCCGACGGACGATGCGCTCTACTTCGGCTTGAGTGCGTACGACGTGGAAGGCGTCGGCGGTGGCGTCCACCGACTCGTGGCAGACGAGTCGGCGTGGAACGCTCCGCCGAAGGTCGAACTCGAAGCGAGTTCGACGTCGGTCGAGACTGGCGACTCCGTGACCCTATCGGCCACTGGTTATCTGAACCAAGACGAAGAACGATACCACGACCACGACCAAGAGGGAGTCGAGTACACGTGGCTCGACTGGAACTTCGAAGGTGACTGGGAGTACGTCGAGCGAGACCGCACTGAGGAGGACGGTCTGCCCGGAATCACCGGCGAAGTCGAACTCCGGAACGGCGACGCTGGCACTTACGAGATGTCCGTGACCATCGAGGACCGTTCGGGGTGGACGGCGAGCGACAGCGTCACCGTCGAAGTCGGCGGCGGCAACGACGAGAACGGCGACAACGACGGCGACGAGAACGACGACTGCTGA
- a CDS encoding helix-turn-helix domain-containing protein, giving the protein MSTIAQLGVPTSEFALRETLPNVPAVEVEAERVVAHGRDRVMPFCWASGSDDELDAFEDALAEDPTVDNEERLSKLVDGRFYQMEWVESVDLLFHSMTEHGAAILKAAGQDNRWHLRIVFPDRDAFSATYDFCQDQGLDVNVEQVHELNHTKGYGQYGLTEEQYEALTSALDSGYYTVPRNASARDLADELSISHQAVSERLRRGHENLVENALTVDFEDDQKR; this is encoded by the coding sequence ATGAGTACTATCGCGCAGTTGGGTGTGCCGACGTCAGAGTTTGCACTCAGAGAGACGCTCCCGAATGTACCAGCGGTGGAGGTGGAAGCCGAGCGGGTCGTCGCACACGGCCGGGACCGCGTGATGCCGTTTTGCTGGGCTTCGGGCAGCGACGACGAACTCGACGCGTTCGAGGACGCGTTGGCCGAAGACCCAACAGTCGACAACGAAGAACGCCTTTCGAAACTCGTAGACGGTCGATTCTACCAGATGGAGTGGGTGGAGTCGGTAGATCTCCTCTTCCACTCGATGACCGAACACGGCGCGGCCATCCTCAAAGCGGCGGGGCAAGACAACCGGTGGCACCTTCGCATCGTCTTCCCGGACCGCGACGCGTTCTCCGCAACCTACGATTTCTGTCAAGACCAAGGCCTCGACGTGAACGTCGAGCAAGTTCACGAACTGAACCACACCAAAGGCTACGGCCAGTACGGCCTGACCGAAGAACAGTACGAAGCGCTGACGTCTGCTCTCGACAGTGGGTACTACACCGTCCCCCGAAACGCCTCTGCCCGCGACCTCGCCGACGAACTGTCGATTTCTCACCAGGCGGTCTCGGAGCGACTGCGCCGCGGTCACGAAAATTTGGTCGAGAATGCACTGACTGTGGACTTCGAGGACGACCAAAAGAGGTAA
- the arcS gene encoding archaeosine synthase subunit alpha, which translates to MTDYFEVHERDGPARIAELRLAESVTTPTVADDFVSDAGSLWVDDQQVPEGDGASLTILPHRGFPSGTDEEVMDSFAVEYPDVDYPSAAVVAPETAVDYGADAYVLSGPQGFTGHGAAFKDAIIETRDAIPADSALYLSGVATPANVATLVSAGVDLVDTDKAVVAGLEGRYLTSEGHHFLDDLSELPCACPACQQPLSKFDREDCAEHNANALRAELGVVRERIRSGRLRDYIEGQARHEQWLTAAFREFDQQWSYVEERTPVIRDAELTAATEDTLRRVEIQRFAERVTTRYQNRFDNPLVLVPCSAKKPYSESQSHGQYHDAIQFRGHTVSMTSPIGVVPQELELTYPAQHYDSVVTGRWSEDEKQFVAKVLKRYLERNDYPRVIAHVPPEGYREVCERVEDALDMEFEYTVEDHPTTTESLGNLMRTLDDELKYSKREREHNTVKAIADYQFGDGAGDALFENVQTESRYPKLRVRDQDDTQLAAMVPQYGVLSFTLEGAHLWDESDAPTKRVEIDNFAPHGSVLAPGVVDADDDIRVGDEVVIEGPQAFAVGRAQMTGPEMAESTRGIASSVRHVEEK; encoded by the coding sequence ATGACCGACTACTTCGAAGTTCACGAGCGCGACGGCCCGGCGCGCATCGCCGAACTCAGACTCGCTGAGTCGGTGACGACGCCGACCGTCGCCGACGACTTCGTTTCCGATGCGGGGAGCCTCTGGGTAGACGACCAACAGGTTCCGGAGGGCGACGGAGCGAGTCTCACTATCCTCCCACACCGCGGGTTCCCGAGTGGCACCGACGAAGAAGTGATGGACTCCTTCGCCGTCGAGTATCCTGACGTGGACTACCCGAGCGCGGCAGTTGTCGCACCAGAGACGGCCGTGGATTATGGCGCAGACGCCTACGTCCTCTCCGGTCCGCAGGGGTTCACGGGCCACGGCGCGGCGTTCAAGGACGCGATTATCGAGACGCGCGACGCCATCCCCGCAGACAGCGCGCTCTACCTGTCGGGGGTCGCCACGCCCGCGAACGTCGCCACGCTCGTTTCCGCCGGAGTGGACCTCGTTGACACCGACAAGGCGGTCGTCGCCGGATTAGAAGGCCGATATCTGACTTCGGAGGGCCATCATTTCCTCGACGACCTCTCGGAACTTCCCTGTGCCTGCCCGGCCTGCCAGCAACCGCTCTCGAAATTCGACCGCGAGGACTGCGCCGAACACAACGCCAACGCACTGCGCGCCGAACTTGGCGTCGTCCGCGAGCGAATCCGCTCGGGCCGACTTCGCGACTACATCGAAGGCCAAGCGCGCCACGAGCAGTGGCTCACCGCCGCGTTCCGGGAGTTCGACCAGCAGTGGAGCTACGTCGAAGAGCGCACGCCGGTCATCCGCGACGCCGAGTTGACCGCCGCGACCGAAGACACCCTCCGGCGCGTCGAGATTCAGCGGTTCGCCGAGCGCGTGACCACTCGGTACCAGAATCGCTTCGACAATCCGCTCGTGCTGGTGCCCTGCTCTGCGAAGAAGCCCTACAGCGAGTCCCAGAGCCACGGCCAGTACCACGACGCCATCCAGTTCCGGGGTCACACCGTGTCGATGACCTCACCGATTGGCGTCGTTCCGCAAGAACTCGAACTGACGTATCCGGCACAGCACTACGACTCCGTGGTGACTGGTCGCTGGTCCGAGGACGAAAAGCAGTTCGTCGCCAAAGTGCTCAAACGCTATCTCGAACGCAACGACTACCCCAGAGTCATCGCACACGTCCCGCCCGAAGGCTACCGAGAGGTCTGCGAGCGCGTCGAAGACGCACTCGACATGGAGTTCGAGTACACCGTCGAGGACCACCCGACGACCACCGAATCGCTCGGCAACCTCATGCGAACGCTCGACGACGAACTCAAGTACAGCAAGCGCGAGCGCGAACACAACACGGTCAAAGCCATCGCCGACTACCAGTTCGGTGACGGTGCGGGCGATGCCCTCTTCGAGAACGTCCAGACCGAGAGCCGATACCCGAAGCTTCGCGTGCGCGACCAAGACGACACGCAACTCGCCGCGATGGTGCCTCAGTACGGCGTCCTCTCCTTTACGCTCGAAGGTGCGCATCTCTGGGACGAGTCGGACGCCCCGACCAAGCGGGTCGAAATCGACAACTTCGCGCCCCACGGAAGCGTCCTCGCGCCGGGCGTGGTGGACGCAGACGACGACATCCGCGTCGGCGACGAGGTAGTCATCGAGGGACCGCAGGCGTTCGCCGTCGGCCGCGCGCAGATGACCGGCCCGGAGATGGCCGAGAGTACGCGCGGCATCGCGTCGAGCGTGCGTCACGTCGAAGAGAAGTAG
- a CDS encoding DUF4397 domain-containing protein, giving the protein MPTSSETFGVRIGHFVPGAPTVDFLVDGNPVLTERTFGDINDYTEHDAAEYELSVRRTDGEETIVTTPIDFESGAYYTVLLVGTAVEPKLRLLKDGANGG; this is encoded by the coding sequence ATGCCCACGAGTAGCGAGACGTTCGGCGTTCGAATCGGACACTTCGTTCCGGGCGCACCGACGGTCGATTTTCTCGTCGATGGAAATCCAGTACTCACCGAACGGACGTTCGGCGACATTAACGACTACACGGAACACGATGCCGCGGAGTACGAACTGTCCGTACGGCGGACAGACGGCGAGGAGACGATAGTGACGACACCTATCGACTTCGAAAGCGGAGCGTACTACACAGTGTTGCTAGTCGGAACGGCCGTGGAACCGAAACTCCGACTGCTGAAGGACGGAGCGAACGGGGGCTGA